The Oreochromis niloticus isolate F11D_XX linkage group LG15, O_niloticus_UMD_NMBU, whole genome shotgun sequence genome includes a region encoding these proteins:
- the sh3bgrl2 gene encoding SH3 domain-binding glutamic acid-rich-like protein 2, giving the protein MVIKVYVASSTGSLAVKKHQQAVVGFLEANRIDFQEVDITMLEEQRLWMYRNIPRDKQPEKGNPLPPQIFNDDRYCGDYEDFFLSKENNTVFAFLGLSSQPSVKDSES; this is encoded by the exons ATGGTCATCAAGGTTTACGTCGCCTCCTCAACTGGCTCTCTCGCG GTAAAGAAACATCAGCAGGCAGTAGTTGGTTTCCTGGAGGCCAACCGAATCGACTTCCAGGAAGTAGACATTACAAtgctggaggagcagcggctctggATGTACCGCAACATCCCCAGGGATAAGCAACCAGAGAAGGGCAACCCGCTGCCTCCGCAGATTTTCAACGATGATCGCTACTGTGGT GACTATGAAGACTTCTTCCTGTCTAAAGAGAACAACACTGTATTTGCATTCCTTGGGCTCAGTTCGCAACCCTCTGTTAAA GATTCAGAGTCATAG